A single Mytilus trossulus isolate FHL-02 chromosome 12, PNRI_Mtr1.1.1.hap1, whole genome shotgun sequence DNA region contains:
- the LOC134692938 gene encoding uncharacterized protein LOC134692938, producing the protein MEHFHLLPFQKSYHIFMFNDRKSELDRLWVSDVIKNLEYYGFKGGCISDDFDIEISVFKNIQRKIKQSIITAFVISENSLKSKSFTNNMENAVMLITESDEEHAMVPILLNDSEMPICLRNYHPLIVTDRREDWWPKLLRVLENHILCSSSSGESDEDIRNLIEECKKTLAIKSIKKQKKFRQLCKQSGISQFTSQMGTRTMHASLLKGCGVEIVDQCLILKWDRFENVMIENRDTLVSIVHFNQACTLREVVINLTEEGHDKLIKGCPIWQSNLTTFIEKSLNYDFYTGIDDRMTYDVKFEGHTNYALLHSVNNIVRNLYLENFKARCCQLDTTEKRIETFKNWPYDKRQILIFAEAGFIYTGHLDTVTCYACNQSLYGSSKEDRDSLMGQHVQWSSDCSFLNIQTDSIVLDLLKQKRRSQSILDATDSYSPYACDDKMTLSQITRTNESAIIEYNLNINGTMLAEIGFTIVSPTEPDVGVVCSECNYIKYGFKDIHELESCHLMWSGEQCQFLIRTKGIKAIQIFREDNDLRIQYKSSVSFKTIMINRNQ; encoded by the coding sequence ATGGAACATTTTCATTTGTTACCttttcaaaaaagttatcaTATATTCATGTTCAATGATAGAAAATCCGAACTTGATAGACTTTGGGTCAGCGATGTTATAAAAAACCTAGAATATTATGGATTTAAAGGTGGGTGTATCAGTGATGATTTTGATATAGAAATATCCGTATTTAAGAATATTCagaggaaaataaaacaatcaataattacAGCGTTTGTTATTTCGGAAAATTCACTTAAATCGAAATCGTTCACGAATAACATGGAAAATGCTGTGATGCTAATAACAGAGTCAGACGAGGAACACGCAATGGTTCCAATACTGTTAAATGATAGCGAAATGCCAATTTGCCTGCGTAACTACCATCCACTAATTGTGACTGACAGGAGAGAAGACTGGTGGCCAAAATTGCTACGGGTATTAGAAAATCATATATTATGTTCTTCGAGTAGTGGTGAATCGGACGAAGATATTCGGAATTTGATTGAAGAATGTAAAAAAACTTTAGCaataaaaagcataaaaaagcaaaagaaGTTCAGACAATTATGCAAACAATCGGGCATTTCTCAGTTTACAAGTCAAATGGGTACGAGAACAATGCATGCAAGTCTTTTAAAAGGATGTGGCGTGGAGATTGTCGACCAATGTCTAATTTTGAAGTGGGATAGATTTGAAAATGTTATGATAGAAAACCGAGACACACTAGTAAGCATAGTACACTTTAATCAAGCATGTACACTCAGAGAAGTGGTCATTAATTTGACAGAAGAAGGACACGATAAGCTTATTAAAGGATGTCCGATATGGCAATCGAATCTTACAACCTTTATTGAAAAGTCTCTTAACTACGACTTTTACACAGGAATTGATGACAGAATGACCTATGATGTGAAGTTTGAAGGACATACAAATTACGCGTTATTACATTCAGTAAATAACATTGTTCGAAATCtatatttggaaaattttaaagcTCGTTGTTGTCAGTTGGACACAACGGAGAAAAGAATTGAAACATTCAAAAACTGGCCATATGACAAGcgtcaaattttgatatttgctGAAGCGGGATTTATATACACTGGACATTTAGATACCGTCACATGTTATGCGTGTAATCAGAGCCTATATGGTTCATCAAAAGAAGATCGAGATAGTCTAATGGGACAACATGTTCAGTGGAGTAGTGATTGCTCTTTTCTGAATATTCAAACTGATAGCATAGTTTTAGATTTGTTGAAGCAAAAGCGTCGATCTCAGTCAATATTGGACGCCACAGATTCATACAGTCCATATGCATGTGATGACAAAATGACGCTAAGCCAGATAACTAGAACTAATGAAAGCGCAATAATAGAGTATAACTTAAACATCAATGGGACTATGCTAGCAGAGATTGGTTTCACTATTGTGTCGCCGACCGAACCTGACGTCGGAGTTGTATGTTCTGAATGCAATTACATCAAATATGGATTTAAAGACATACACGAACTCGAATCTTGTCATTTGATGTGGTCTGGAGAACAGTGTCAATTTCTTATCAGAACAAAAGGAATTAAAGCCATTCAAATATTCCGAGAGGATAATGACTTAAGAATTCAATACAAATCTTCTGTTTCTTTCAAAACAATAATGATCAATCGGAACCAGTAA
- the LOC134692824 gene encoding uncharacterized protein LOC134692824 yields the protein MIVLWFYVVIQLTIIHGEYVERIINGKLKRCIPVYNCPPGNEILPCIEEFTKEQCQPCYNGSESRFVQPDYISSVDGTIDQLKCFKPLRQNNGRPASCTGHDQVYSKILNTSVACINGQGCRCNLTACSYGDPCLCDDFSYKHPEKCPVNFHLDNSGKCVPCPSGYKKDTIGCGPCLRVPGNNTIIKPSAVPETTTPKSAVQTYQPKPPVVETTITTTTSTPATVIVSTPGPRGGGDDNSTTAKIIGIVVGILFLIGIIVVVIVLLNKNKKLEKFKALCHGNRRGVEERVVVINQEDEQQPLNRNVNFNDLDPEQQDNINNIRHMHVIERNVSVTDKPENNNLTRVDSECPSVRFNSDSSVSINRQLSNITVTDRINSSASENSPLMQVNTNSPCVNRANSVPDRQVFHHGELSVNRQVLNRAESVPQQVSCEEEDGDICINIGNSPVHSPTSQLLPSPTRYPYMENGGGACIPLPDFDNIQSSSPVMNTELPNIAEFKRSLSKDSESSADNLNSTSPYSSIPEETGKEIQEEVTAVSNLSSTMLDPPHMSDMRDYNDCHNLSHVTDIPQASDITNQIDSRLEQYNHTVTGVDEDSVCSIQRLPSEHEEETAKKNDLDSNLDSGMASKLGDSDLSSKSDCS from the exons ATGATTGTTCTATGGTTTTATGTTGTCATTCAG TTGACCATTATACATGGAGAATATGTAGAGAGAATAATAAATGGTAAACTGAAACGTTGTATACCTGTCTACAATTGTCCACCTG gAAATGAAATATTGCCATGTATAGAAGAATTTACCAAAGAACAGTGTCAGCCATGCTATAATGGGTCAGAATCTAGATTTGTACAACCTGATTACATCTCCTCTGTTGATGGAACCATAGATCAACTGAAATGTTTTAAGCCTCTACGACAAAACAATGGGAGGCCTGCTAGTTGTACTGGCCATG ATCAAGTGTATTCAAAGATCCTGAATACAAGTGTGGCCTGTATAAATGGACAGGGATGCAGGTGTAACTTAACTGCTTGCTCTTATGGTGATCCATGTCTTTGTGATGATTTCTCATACAAGCATCCTGAAAAGTGTCCTGTAAACTTTCATCTGGATAATTCTGGAA AATGCGTTCCATGTCCGTCAGGATATAAAAAGGATACCATTGGATGTGGTCCCTGTCTCAGGGTACCTGGAAACAATAC TATTATAAAACCTTCCGCTGTGCCTGAGACCACAACTCCAAAGAGTGCAGTACAGACATACCAACCAAAACCACCAGTTGTTGAAACCACTATAACCACAACAACAA GTACTCCAGCAACAGTCATCGTGTCCACACCTGGGCCAAGAGGGGGTGGGGATGACAACTCAACCACTGCAAAGAt AATTGGTATAGTGGTTGGTATTTTGTTTCTGATAGGTATTATTGTAGTAGTAATTGTACTTCtcaacaaaaacaagaaattgGAAAAGTTTAAAGCTCTGTGTCATGGAAACAGAAGAGGCGTAGAAGAACGAG TTGTGGTTATTAATCAAGAAGATGAACAGCAACCACTGAACAGAAATGTAAATTTCAATGATTTAGATCCTGAACAACAGGACAACATTAATAATATAAGACATATGCACGTTATAGAACGAAATGTTAGTGTGACAGATAAACCTGAAAATAACAACTTAACAAGGGTGGATAGTGAATGTCCTAGTGTGAGATTTAACTCTGATAGTTCTGTGTCTATAAATAGACAACTATCAAACATTACCGTGACAGACAGAATAAATAGTTCTGCTTCAGAAAATAGTCCTTTAATGCAAGTTAATACAAACTCTCCGTGTGTTAATCGTGCAAACTCTGTGCCTGATAGACAAGTATTCCATCATGGAGAATTGTCTGTTAACCGTCAAGTATTAAATCGTGCCGAGTCTGTTCCCCAGCAGGTCTCCTGTGAAGAGGAGGATGGagatatttgtataaatataggAAATTCACCCGTTCACAGTCCGACAAGTCAGTTATTGCCTTCACCTACACGTTACCCATATATGGAGAATGGGGGCGGTGCTTGTATTCCGCTGCCAGACTTTGATAACATACAATCATCTAGTCCTGTCATGAACACTGAACTTCCAAATATAGCAGAATTCAAACGTTCATTAAGTAAAG ATTCAGAATCATCAGCAGATAATCTCAACAGCACTTCTCCCTATAGTTCTATTCCAGAGGAAACTGGTAAAGAAATACAAGAAGAAG TGACTGCTGTGTCCAATCTTAGTTCTACAATGTTAGACCCACCACACATGAGTGACATGAGAGACTATAATGATTGTCATAATCTGTCTCATG TCACAGACATACCACAAGCGAGTgatattacaaatcaaatagaCAGTCGATTAGAACAGTATAATCATACCGTGACAGGCGTTGATGAAGATTCTGTGTGTAGTATACAACGTTTACCGTCAGAGCATGAGGAAGAGACGGCAaagaaaaatgatttagacAGCAATCTAGATTCAGGAATGGCGTCAAAACTCGGCGATTCTGATCTGTCATCTAAATCAGACTGCTCATAG